Proteins from one Mesoplodon densirostris isolate mMesDen1 chromosome 1, mMesDen1 primary haplotype, whole genome shotgun sequence genomic window:
- the LOC132486779 gene encoding HMG box transcription factor BBX-like isoform X1, producing the protein MKGSHRNKDYSAEGEGAGKRPKRKCLQWHPLLAKKLLDFSEEEEEEDQEEDIDKVQLLGAAGLEQDGETEDDESPEQRARRPMNAFLLFCKRHRSLVRQEHRNRLDNRGATKILADWWAVLDPKEKQKYTDMAKEYKHAFMKANPGYKWCATTNKPVKSPTSTVNPREKLWAFPSDSSRALPSPKKTKPEEMPQLNFGLADPTQMGGLSMLLLAGEHVLGTPEISSGTCRPDVSESSELRQESPLFQFAEISSGTSHPDVPSKQCQASALFQFAEICSKTSQLGGAEPVKRCGESALFQLAEMCLASEGVKMEESKLIKAKESDGGRIQELEKGKEEREMKMEKIDEARFQKEAEFEKSAKENVRDSKELRNFEELRMDDIMGIKMEAPKAIKKEELEEDQKCSHFPDFSYSGSSKIIISDVPSRKDHMCHPHGIRIIEIPTALSKPEKLKKEKKKTRMDRQGNDKSTPKKTCKKRQSSESDIESVMYTIEAVAKGDWGIEKLGDTPRKQVHTSSSGKGSILDAKPPKKKVKSREKKMSKERSSDTTQESRPQDFISISASKNISGEVPEGIKAEPLTPTEDALPPSLSGQAKPEDSECHRKIETCGSRKSERSCKGALYKTLVSEGMLTSLRANVGRGKRRSGKGKSSDHEECWHEESWTFHQSGTSGSKKFKKTKPKEDSLLGSAKLDEEFEKKFNSLPQYSPVTFDQKCVPVPRKKKKTGHMSSEPTKTSKGPFQSQKKNLFHKIVSKYKHKKEKPNVPEKGSGNKWSNKQLFLAAIHPTEAIFSEDRNTTEPAYKVTNAPSIPNTPEPTRAQEPLVGSQKRKARKTKITHLVRTADGRVSPAGGTLDDKPKEHLQRSLVKVTETGCNDACSHNREATETRSSTPEMPAVSAFFSLAVPAEVAAMEHA; encoded by the coding sequence atgaaaggcagtcatagaaataaagattattccgcagaaggagaaggagctggaaaacgaccaaaacgaaagtgccttcagtggcatccattgctagcaaagaaacttcttgacttttcagaagaggaagaagaggaagaccaAGAGGAGGATATTGATAAGGTTCAACTTCTTGGGGCCGCGGGTCTAGagcaagatggtgaaactgaagatgatgaatcaccagaacagcgagcccggagaccaatgaatgcatttctcttattttgcaaacgtcatcgctctcttgtacgtcaggaacacaggaacaggcttgataaccgaggtgctaccaagatactagctgattggtgggctgttctcgatccaaaggaaaagcagaaatacacagacatggccaaggagtataaacatgcatttatgaaagcaaatcctggctacaaatggtgtgctaccacaaacaagcctgtgaaatccccaacatccactgtcaatccacgggagaaactgtgggccttcccatctgactcttcaagagccttgccaagccccaagaaaacaaagcctgaagaaatgcctcagcttaactttgggctggctgatcctactcaaatgggaggcctgagcatgctgcttttagctggagaacatgttcttggtacaccagagatatcctctggcacttgcaggcctgatgtttcagaatcctctgaattgcgtcaggagtcaccattatttcagtttgccgagatatcttcaggtacctcccaccctgatgttccgtcaaaacaatgtcaagcatcagccttgtttcagtttgcagagatctgttcgaagacttcacagttgggcggtgctgaacctgtaaaacgctgtggagagtctgcactctttcaactggcagagatgtgcctggcatcagagggggtgaaaatggaagaatcaaagctaataaaagccaaagaatcagatggcggaagaattcaagaactggagaagggcaaggaagaaagagaaatgaaaatggagaaaatagatgaagccaggttccagaaagaagcagaatttgaaaaatcagctaaggaaaatgtaagagattctaaggaattaagaaattttgaggagctgcgaatggatgatataatgggtataaaaatggaagctcctaaagcaattaaaaaggaagaattagaggaagatcaaaaatgtagtcacttccctgatttttcttactctggcagtagcaagataataataagcgatgttcccagtaggaaggatcacatgtgccatcctcatggcattaggatcatcgagattcccacagcgttaagcaaaccagaaaagctaaaaaaggaaaagaagaaaaccagaatGGATCGACAGGGAAATGATAAATCCACACCCAAGAAGACTTGCAAAAAGAGGCAGTCCTCGGAATCTGATATCGAGAGTGTCATGTACACCATTGAAGCTGTTGCAAAGGGAGACTGGGGCATCGAGAAGCTTGGAGATACCCCTCGCAAGCAGGTGCATACATCCTCGAGTGGCAAGGGAAGCATTTTGGATGCCAAGccaccaaagaagaaagtgaaatcaagagagaagaaaatgtcaaaggagagatcctcagacaccacccaagagtcaagacctcaagattttatcagtatttctgccagcaagaacatttctggtgaggtcccagagggtataaaagcagaacctttgacccctacggaggatgcattaccacccagtctatcgggacaggccaagcctgaggacagtgagtgtcacagaaaaatagagacttgtggctcccggaaatctgagaggtcttgcaaaggtgctctttataaaaccctggtgtctgagggtatgctcacctctctgcgagctaatgttggcagagggaaacgaaggtcaggaaaaggaaagtcctctgatcatgaagagtgttggcatgaagaaagctggacatttcaccagagtgggaccagtggaagcaagaagttcaagaagacaaagccaaaggaagactctctccttggctcagcaaagttggatgaagaatttgaaaagaaattcaacagcctccctcagtatagtcctgttacatttgaccagaaatgtgtacctgtcccaagaaaaaagaagaagaccggACATATGTCCTCAGAACCGACCAAAACCAGCAAAGGTCCTttccagtctcagaaaaagaacttattccacaaaattgtcagcaaatacaagcacaaaaaggagaagcctaatgttccagaaaaaggaagtgggaataaatggtcaaacaagcaactcttcttggctgccattcaccctacagaagccatattttcagaagacagaaacaccacagagcctgcttataaggttacaaatgccccatccattcccaacactccagagccaacaagggcgcaagaacccttggtgggcagtcaaaagagaaaagcaaggaaaaccaagatcacacaccttGTCAGGACAGCAGATGGCCGGGTATCACCAGCAGGAGGTACTTTGGATGACAAACCAAAGGAACACCTGCAGAGGAGTCTTGTTAAGGTGACCGAGACAGGCTGCAATGACGCATGCTCACACAACCGAGAGGCCACGGAGACGCGGAGCAGCACCCCGGAGATGCCCGCCGTGTCTGCGTTCTTCAGCCTCGCTGTGCCGGCCGAAGTGGCTGCCATGGAACATgcatag
- the LOC132486779 gene encoding HMG box transcription factor BBX-like isoform X2 produces the protein MKGSHRNKDYSAEGEGAGKRPKRKCLQWHPLLAKKLLDFSEEEEEEDQEEDIDKVQLLGAAGLEQDGETEDDESPEQRARRPMNAFLLFCKRHRSLVRQEHRNRLDNRGATKILADWWAVLDPKEKQKYTDMAKEYKHAFMKANPGYKWCATTNKPVKSPTSTVNPREKLWAFPSDSSRALPSPKKTKPEEMPQLNFGLADPTQMGGLSMLLLAGEHVLGTPEISSGTCRPDVSESSELRQESPLFQFAEISSGTSHPDVPSKQCQASALFQFAEICSKTSQLGGAEPVKRCGESALFQLAEMCLASEGVKMEESKLIKAKESDGGRIQELEKGKEEREMKMEKIDEARFQKEAEFEKSAKENVRDSKELRNFEELRMDDIMGIKMEAPKAIKKEELEEDQKCSHFPDFSYSGSSKIIISDVPSRKDHMCHPHGIRIIEIPTALSKPEKLKKEKKKTRMDRQGNDKSTPKKTCKKRQSSESDIESVMYTIEAVAKGDWGIEKLGDTPRKQVHTSSSGKGSILDAKPPKKKVKSREKKMSKERSSDTTQESRPQDFISISASKNISGEVPEGIKAEPLTPTEDALPPSLSGQAKPEDSECHRKIETCGSRKSERSCKGALYKTLVSEGMLTSLRANVGRGKRRSGKGKSSDHEECWHEESWTFHQSGTSGSKKFKKTKPKEDSLLGSAKLDEEFEKKFNSLPQYSPVTFDQKCVPVPRKKKKTGHMSSEPTKTSKGSGNKWSNKQLFLAAIHPTEAIFSEDRNTTEPAYKVTNAPSIPNTPEPTRAQEPLVGSQKRKARKTKITHLVRTADGRVSPAGGTLDDKPKEHLQRSLVKVTETGCNDACSHNREATETRSSTPEMPAVSAFFSLAVPAEVAAMEHA, from the exons atgaaaggcagtcatagaaataaagattattccgcagaaggagaaggagctggaaaacgaccaaaacgaaagtgccttcagtggcatccattgctagcaaagaaacttcttgacttttcagaagaggaagaagaggaagaccaAGAGGAGGATATTGATAAGGTTCAACTTCTTGGGGCCGCGGGTCTAGagcaagatggtgaaactgaagatgatgaatcaccagaacagcgagcccggagaccaatgaatgcatttctcttattttgcaaacgtcatcgctctcttgtacgtcaggaacacaggaacaggcttgataaccgaggtgctaccaagatactagctgattggtgggctgttctcgatccaaaggaaaagcagaaatacacagacatggccaaggagtataaacatgcatttatgaaagcaaatcctggctacaaatggtgtgctaccacaaacaagcctgtgaaatccccaacatccactgtcaatccacgggagaaactgtgggccttcccatctgactcttcaagagccttgccaagccccaagaaaacaaagcctgaagaaatgcctcagcttaactttgggctggctgatcctactcaaatgggaggcctgagcatgctgcttttagctggagaacatgttcttggtacaccagagatatcctctggcacttgcaggcctgatgtttcagaatcctctgaattgcgtcaggagtcaccattatttcagtttgccgagatatcttcaggtacctcccaccctgatgttccgtcaaaacaatgtcaagcatcagccttgtttcagtttgcagagatctgttcgaagacttcacagttgggcggtgctgaacctgtaaaacgctgtggagagtctgcactctttcaactggcagagatgtgcctggcatcagagggggtgaaaatggaagaatcaaagctaataaaagccaaagaatcagatggcggaagaattcaagaactggagaagggcaaggaagaaagagaaatgaaaatggagaaaatagatgaagccaggttccagaaagaagcagaatttgaaaaatcagctaaggaaaatgtaagagattctaaggaattaagaaattttgaggagctgcgaatggatgatataatgggtataaaaatggaagctcctaaagcaattaaaaaggaagaattagaggaagatcaaaaatgtagtcacttccctgatttttcttactctggcagtagcaagataataataagcgatgttcccagtaggaaggatcacatgtgccatcctcatggcattaggatcatcgagattcccacagcgttaagcaaaccagaaaagctaaaaaaggaaaagaagaaaaccagaatGGATCGACAGGGAAATGATAAATCCACACCCAAGAAGACTTGCAAAAAGAGGCAGTCCTCGGAATCTGATATCGAGAGTGTCATGTACACCATTGAAGCTGTTGCAAAGGGAGACTGGGGCATCGAGAAGCTTGGAGATACCCCTCGCAAGCAGGTGCATACATCCTCGAGTGGCAAGGGAAGCATTTTGGATGCCAAGccaccaaagaagaaagtgaaatcaagagagaagaaaatgtcaaaggagagatcctcagacaccacccaagagtcaagacctcaagattttatcagtatttctgccagcaagaacatttctggtgaggtcccagagggtataaaagcagaacctttgacccctacggaggatgcattaccacccagtctatcgggacaggccaagcctgaggacagtgagtgtcacagaaaaatagagacttgtggctcccggaaatctgagaggtcttgcaaaggtgctctttataaaaccctggtgtctgagggtatgctcacctctctgcgagctaatgttggcagagggaaacgaaggtcaggaaaaggaaagtcctctgatcatgaagagtgttggcatgaagaaagctggacatttcaccagagtgggaccagtggaagcaagaagttcaagaagacaaagccaaaggaagactctctccttggctcagcaaagttggatgaagaatttgaaaagaaattcaacagcctccctcagtatagtcctgttacatttgaccagaaatgtgtacctgtcccaagaaaaaagaagaagaccggACATATGTCCTCAGAACCGACCAAAACCAGCAAAG gaagtgggaataaatggtcaaacaagcaactcttcttggctgccattcaccctacagaagccatattttcagaagacagaaacaccacagagcctgcttataaggttacaaatgccccatccattcccaacactccagagccaacaagggcgcaagaacccttggtgggcagtcaaaagagaaaagcaaggaaaaccaagatcacacaccttGTCAGGACAGCAGATGGCCGGGTATCACCAGCAGGAGGTACTTTGGATGACAAACCAAAGGAACACCTGCAGAGGAGTCTTGTTAAGGTGACCGAGACAGGCTGCAATGACGCATGCTCACACAACCGAGAGGCCACGGAGACGCGGAGCAGCACCCCGGAGATGCCCGCCGTGTCTGCGTTCTTCAGCCTCGCTGTGCCGGCCGAAGTGGCTGCCATGGAACATgcatag